One Coregonus clupeaformis isolate EN_2021a chromosome 33, ASM2061545v1, whole genome shotgun sequence DNA window includes the following coding sequences:
- the LOC121548658 gene encoding ADP-ribosylation factor 6-like has translation MGKMLSKIFGNKEMRILMLGLDAAGKTTILYKLKLGQSVTTIPTVGFNVETVTYKNVKFNVWDVGGQDKIRPLWRHYYTGTQGLIFVVDCADRDRIDEARQELHRIINDREMRDAIILIFANKQDLPDAMKPHEIQEKLGLTRIRDRNWYVQPSCASTGDGLYEGLTWLTSNYKS, from the coding sequence ATGGGGAAAATGCTCTCGAAGATCTTTGGCAACAAGGAGATGAGGATATTGATGCTTGGACTTGATGCTGCTGGCAAGACCACCATCCTCTACAAACTGAAGCTGGGCCAGTCCGTCACCACCATCCCAACAGTCGGCTTCAACGTCGAGACGGTCACCTACAAGAACGTGAAGTTCAACGTGTGGGACGTCGGGGGCCAGGACAAGATCCGGCCTCTGTGGAGGCACTACTACACCGGCACCCAGGGCCTCATCTTCGTGGTGGACTGTGCCGATAGGGACCGGATAGACGAGGCCCGCCAGGAGCTCCACCGGATCATCAACGACCGGGAGATGCGGGACGCCATCATCCTGATCTTCGCCAATAAGCAGGACCTGCCCGACGCCATGAAGCCCCACGAGATCCAGGAGAAGCTGGGTCTGACCCGTATCAGAGATAGGAATTGGTACGTTCAGCCCTCGTGTGCTTCCACCGGTGATGGACTATACGAGGGTCTCACCTGGCTCACCTCAAATTACAAATCTTAA